A DNA window from Aminipila luticellarii contains the following coding sequences:
- a CDS encoding cupin domain-containing protein — MQNVFIKNIKHEEVISLADQVDIMSGQVVSKTLAQNSAVSITLFAFDKGEEISTHDSAGDAMVTVLEGTGRFTVDGVEYLLKPNETLIMPAKKPHAVYAQENFKMMLVVVFPQNKE; from the coding sequence ATGCAAAACGTATTCATTAAAAATATTAAACATGAAGAGGTTATTTCTTTAGCCGATCAGGTTGACATCATGAGCGGTCAGGTAGTAAGCAAAACCTTGGCACAGAATTCGGCAGTCAGCATTACTTTATTTGCTTTTGATAAAGGGGAAGAAATCAGTACCCATGATTCTGCGGGAGATGCTATGGTCACGGTTTTGGAGGGAACTGGAAGGTTTACGGTAGATGGTGTGGAATATTTGCTCAAACCCAATGAAACATTGATCATGCCGGCAAAAAAGCCCCATGCCGTGTATGCCCAGGAGAACTTTAAAATGATGTTAGTTGTAGTGTTTCCCCAGAATAAAGAATAA
- the nifJ gene encoding pyruvate:ferredoxin (flavodoxin) oxidoreductase, with protein MSKIQMTLDGNTAAAYAAYAFTDVAAIYPITPSSGMAEITDEWSAKGRKNIFDQEVSLVEMQSEAGAAGAFHGALQAGALATTFTASQGLLLMIPNLYKVAGELLPGVLHVSARALSTHALSIFGDHQDVMAVRQTGCAMLVSGSVQEIMDFAPVAHLAAIKGRMPFIHFFDGFRTSHEIQKVEALEYSDYAQLVDHQEIQAFRDRALSPNHPVVRGTAQNPDIYFQEREAGNPFYYDLVSIVEDYLNKMGEKTGRPHGLFDYYGAPDAEYVIIAMGSVTGTIEETVDYHNAKGEKYGAVNVHLFRPFSVKHFLNCVPKTVKRIAVLDRTKEPGAIGEPLYLDICSCYSGREEAPMIIGGRYGLGSKDICSGDITAVYENLKQRYPKTHFTVGIVDDVTNTSLIRMDLPDAEPAGRTACKIWGLGSDGTVGSNKQAIMIIGNKTDNHVQAYFEYDSKKSGGVTISHLRFGKSPIKSEYSVKNADYVACHNQSYVNKYDILADIKRSGTFVLNCSWTEEQLEEQLPDSYKKIIAEKNINFYTVDAVKIAEEIGLGNRINMIMQGAFFKLIRILPEEEYVKELKKAVTYSYNKKGDQVVRMNQEAIVRGMEGLHSVKVPEAWKELEESKTAADIKGEPEFIRKIMRPMQARKGNDLPVSAFKGRADGTFPPGTTAYEKRGIAVHVPKWIEKNCIQCNQCSYICPHAVIRPFLLNDEEIKTAPASFKTIEAAGKALEGLHFRIQISPMDCTGCGNCADICPAKEKALVMKAIAAQEEEIENWKFAISKIGYKTNIKIGESFKDSQFKEPFMEFSGACAGCGEPPYIKLITQLFGDRMMIANATGCSSIWGASAPSICYSINREGKGPAWASSLFEDNAEFGFGMHLAVKQMRKSLEENMKTLLQSPIDENIRCLIREWIAGKEDGNISKETGDKLIGLLDGYENPDGGIMRLVKLIQQKKDYLTKRSQWIIGGDGWAYDIGFGGLDQVMASGEDINVLVFDTEVYSNTGGQASKATPAAAVAKFAFSGKKSGKKDLGLMMMTYGNIYVAQVGIHADNTQLLKAVTEAEKYRGPSIIIAYAPCISHGMKKGMGKSMETIKQAVMAGYWHLYRYNPELKKEGKNPFILDSKEPAESFRDFLMEQVRYSSLIKTYPNEAEELFSQAEEAAQKRYEMYKRLASIM; from the coding sequence ATGTCAAAGATACAGATGACTTTAGACGGTAATACGGCGGCAGCTTATGCAGCCTATGCATTCACAGATGTGGCTGCGATTTATCCCATAACGCCGTCGTCAGGCATGGCTGAGATAACAGATGAATGGTCAGCCAAGGGCAGAAAAAATATATTTGATCAGGAAGTGAGTTTAGTGGAAATGCAGTCGGAAGCGGGAGCGGCGGGTGCCTTCCACGGTGCCTTACAAGCGGGTGCACTGGCAACTACTTTTACGGCATCTCAAGGATTGCTTTTGATGATTCCTAATTTATATAAGGTGGCGGGTGAGTTGCTTCCCGGAGTACTGCACGTCAGTGCCAGAGCACTTTCTACCCATGCGTTGAGCATATTTGGAGATCATCAGGATGTGATGGCAGTACGGCAAACAGGCTGTGCCATGTTAGTCAGTGGATCGGTACAGGAAATTATGGATTTTGCACCGGTTGCACATTTGGCCGCAATCAAGGGAAGAATGCCTTTTATACATTTTTTTGACGGATTTCGGACATCCCATGAAATTCAAAAAGTAGAGGCTCTTGAATATTCAGATTATGCCCAGCTGGTGGATCATCAGGAGATTCAGGCATTTCGGGACAGAGCCTTATCGCCCAATCATCCTGTAGTCAGGGGAACGGCACAAAATCCGGATATTTATTTTCAAGAGAGGGAAGCAGGAAATCCTTTTTATTATGATCTGGTATCGATTGTGGAAGATTATCTGAACAAAATGGGTGAGAAAACGGGAAGACCCCATGGGCTGTTTGATTATTATGGGGCGCCGGATGCGGAATACGTGATCATAGCCATGGGTTCCGTAACGGGCACCATTGAAGAGACCGTTGACTATCACAACGCAAAAGGTGAAAAATACGGTGCAGTGAACGTGCATTTGTTTCGTCCCTTTTCTGTGAAGCATTTTTTAAACTGCGTTCCGAAAACGGTAAAGAGGATTGCGGTATTAGACCGTACCAAAGAACCGGGAGCCATCGGGGAACCTTTATACCTTGACATATGCAGCTGCTACAGCGGAAGGGAAGAAGCACCGATGATCATCGGGGGAAGATACGGATTGGGCTCCAAAGACATCTGCTCCGGCGATATTACAGCGGTGTATGAAAATTTAAAACAGAGGTATCCAAAGACGCATTTTACCGTTGGAATCGTGGATGATGTAACAAACACTTCTCTCATCAGAATGGATCTTCCGGACGCGGAGCCGGCCGGCCGTACGGCGTGTAAAATCTGGGGGCTTGGGTCCGATGGAACGGTAGGCTCAAATAAACAGGCGATTATGATTATCGGAAATAAAACGGACAATCATGTACAGGCATATTTTGAATACGATTCAAAAAAATCCGGAGGGGTGACCATTTCTCATCTGCGTTTTGGCAAATCTCCTATCAAATCGGAGTATTCTGTTAAAAATGCAGACTATGTGGCCTGCCATAATCAGTCTTACGTGAATAAGTATGACATTCTGGCAGACATAAAAAGGAGTGGAACGTTTGTTCTTAATTGCTCGTGGACAGAGGAGCAATTAGAGGAGCAGCTGCCCGATTCCTACAAAAAAATTATTGCTGAAAAAAATATAAATTTCTATACGGTCGATGCAGTTAAAATTGCTGAGGAAATCGGTTTGGGCAATCGAATCAATATGATCATGCAGGGTGCTTTTTTTAAATTGATCCGGATTCTTCCGGAGGAGGAATATGTTAAAGAACTGAAAAAAGCCGTGACCTATTCCTATAATAAAAAGGGAGATCAGGTCGTTCGGATGAATCAGGAGGCCATCGTCAGAGGAATGGAGGGTCTTCATTCCGTAAAAGTACCGGAAGCTTGGAAAGAGCTTGAAGAAAGCAAAACAGCGGCAGATATAAAGGGAGAGCCTGAGTTTATCCGGAAAATTATGAGGCCTATGCAGGCACGAAAAGGAAATGATCTGCCGGTCAGTGCTTTCAAGGGAAGAGCGGACGGAACCTTCCCACCCGGAACTACGGCTTATGAGAAGCGGGGAATTGCCGTTCACGTTCCAAAATGGATAGAAAAGAACTGTATCCAGTGCAACCAATGCTCTTATATCTGCCCTCATGCAGTCATCAGGCCATTTCTGCTGAATGACGAGGAGATAAAGACAGCCCCCGCTTCTTTTAAGACCATAGAGGCTGCGGGAAAGGCTCTGGAAGGATTGCATTTCAGAATTCAGATCAGCCCAATGGATTGCACCGGCTGCGGGAATTGTGCAGATATTTGTCCGGCAAAAGAAAAGGCTCTCGTGATGAAAGCTATCGCTGCCCAGGAGGAAGAAATAGAAAATTGGAAGTTTGCTATTTCCAAAATAGGGTATAAAACTAACATCAAAATAGGGGAATCCTTTAAAGACAGTCAATTTAAAGAACCCTTCATGGAATTTTCAGGGGCTTGCGCCGGCTGTGGAGAGCCGCCGTATATTAAACTTATCACACAGCTGTTTGGAGATCGTATGATGATTGCTAACGCCACAGGGTGCTCATCTATATGGGGAGCATCCGCACCAAGTATCTGCTATTCGATCAATCGGGAAGGAAAGGGTCCCGCGTGGGCCAGTTCTCTCTTTGAAGATAATGCAGAATTTGGATTTGGTATGCACTTAGCCGTGAAGCAGATGAGAAAAAGTCTGGAAGAAAACATGAAGACATTGCTGCAATCCCCTATTGATGAAAATATCAGATGTCTTATCCGTGAATGGATAGCGGGCAAGGAAGACGGAAATATAAGCAAAGAAACAGGTGACAAGCTGATTGGTCTGCTGGATGGGTATGAAAATCCTGACGGGGGAATCATGCGTTTGGTCAAGCTTATACAGCAAAAAAAAGACTATCTGACCAAACGTTCTCAATGGATCATCGGCGGAGACGGATGGGCTTACGATATCGGTTTTGGCGGGCTGGATCAGGTGATGGCGTCCGGGGAAGATATCAATGTGCTCGTATTTGATACAGAGGTGTATTCCAATACAGGAGGACAGGCTTCTAAAGCTACTCCGGCTGCCGCTGTGGCAAAATTTGCGTTTTCGGGGAAAAAGTCCGGGAAAAAAGACCTCGGTCTGATGATGATGACGTATGGCAATATTTATGTGGCACAGGTTGGGATTCATGCGGACAATACTCAGTTGCTCAAGGCTGTTACGGAAGCGGAAAAATATAGGGGACCTTCGATTATTATCGCTTATGCGCCCTGCATCAGCCATGGTATGAAAAAAGGTATGGGAAAGAGCATGGAGACAATTAAGCAAGCTGTAATGGCCGGATACTGGCACCTTTATCGTTATAATCCGGAGTTAAAAAAGGAAGGAAAAAATCCTTTTATTCTGGATTCAAAAGAACCCGCAGAAAGCTTCCGGGATTTTCTGATGGAGCAGGTTCGCTATAGCTCGCTGATAAAGACCTATCCCAATGAGGCAGAGGAGCTATTTTCACAGGCAGAAGAAGCAGCACAAAAACGATATGAGATGTATAAAAGGTTAGCATCTATAATGTAA
- the mutY gene encoding A/G-specific adenine glycosylase, whose translation MNIKTEFNPKIKNIVLFQSDLLKWYHKNARVLPWRSNPTPYRVWISEMMLQQTRVDTVIPYFTRFMNELPDIPALAGVEEDKLLKLWQGLGYYNRALNLKKTAKILVEKYQGQLPSDVKTLMELPGIGPYSAGAIASIAFEKAVPAVDGNVLRIMARILASREDMNQVKIKKQMQEFMLEVVPLNDPGAFNQAMMDLGATICLPNGEPKCEKCPVRKHCRAFELKLTSQIPIKVSKKRRGIEEKTVFVLSSGEKFALQKRKAGGLLPNLWEFPNTSGYLTEEQSRSVLEDWGILVEEMLELKPSKHIFSHIEWHMKGFFVTAANTDKSSSNFVWVTKEEIQHQYSIPTAFKDFIKYILK comes from the coding sequence TTGAATATAAAAACAGAATTTAATCCTAAAATAAAAAATATTGTACTGTTTCAGTCCGACCTGTTAAAATGGTATCATAAAAATGCCAGAGTACTGCCGTGGAGAAGTAATCCGACACCATATAGAGTCTGGATCTCGGAGATGATGCTTCAGCAGACCAGAGTGGATACCGTCATTCCCTATTTTACGAGATTTATGAATGAATTGCCAGACATACCGGCTCTTGCCGGCGTAGAAGAAGATAAGCTGTTGAAGCTGTGGCAAGGGCTTGGATATTATAACAGAGCACTCAATTTAAAGAAAACAGCAAAAATTCTTGTGGAAAAATATCAGGGACAGCTTCCGTCGGATGTGAAGACTCTGATGGAGCTTCCCGGTATCGGACCCTATTCAGCAGGAGCTATTGCTTCCATTGCTTTTGAAAAAGCTGTCCCGGCAGTAGACGGGAATGTTTTACGGATCATGGCACGGATACTGGCAAGCCGTGAGGATATGAATCAGGTAAAAATAAAAAAACAGATGCAGGAATTTATGCTTGAAGTAGTACCTTTAAACGACCCGGGTGCTTTTAATCAGGCCATGATGGATTTAGGTGCAACTATCTGCCTTCCGAATGGGGAACCAAAATGTGAGAAGTGTCCGGTCAGAAAGCATTGCAGAGCCTTTGAGTTGAAGCTGACATCACAAATTCCCATAAAGGTATCCAAAAAAAGACGGGGCATTGAAGAAAAGACTGTTTTCGTCCTTTCATCGGGGGAAAAGTTTGCCCTGCAAAAAAGAAAAGCAGGGGGGCTGCTGCCGAACCTTTGGGAGTTTCCCAATACCTCCGGCTATTTGACGGAAGAACAGAGCAGATCCGTTTTGGAGGATTGGGGGATCCTTGTTGAAGAAATGCTTGAATTAAAGCCGTCCAAGCACATTTTCAGCCATATAGAATGGCATATGAAAGGCTTTTTTGTCACCGCGGCCAATACAGATAAAAGCAGTTCGAATTTTGTATGGGTTACGAAGGAGGAAATACAGCACCAATACTCTATCCCGACTGCTTTTAAGGATTTTATAAAATATATTCTGAAATGA